In Andreesenia angusta, a single genomic region encodes these proteins:
- a CDS encoding PAS domain-containing protein — MKMEQHVKIDEAKIEKLMRVKLSYLKGELDLESAREKIREITDRVTAQEFAICEQKLQEHGISDDEIAERIEEIVSIFDGVLQSDELEVQSGHPIRTYIEEVKAIRVVLEQIKEEQSGKFIKNRWLELYEKLSEISVHFARKQNQLFPALEGKGFDKPSKVMWTLENRIRDIIKEARAYLESDEDEKFLSMQVEVMELVEDMMQKEMEILFPTALEMISDEEFVKMRIGDDEIGYCLIENPPAYKPELGVSEGIKSEANGELLKDLAKLLQKHGLDTSEDSEKVLDVRQGKLTLEQINLIFRHLKVDLSYVDENEIAQFYSDTTHRVFPRSPGVIGRKVENCHPRESVSTVKEIIRAFREGEQEEAEFWLEMGGKFIYIVYTAVRDDNGKFRGVLEMMQDATHVRSLEGSQRLLSWENEKRDADHEKDIKVEVKSKDNSYGITKDTLIGELVKKYPHIKSFMLGLSPNYSKLKNPILFKTMANMATMEMIASRGGFETQELIDKIVAEIDSNES; from the coding sequence ATGAAAATGGAACAACATGTGAAGATAGATGAAGCGAAGATAGAAAAATTGATGAGAGTCAAGCTCTCGTACTTGAAGGGCGAGCTTGATCTGGAGAGCGCAAGAGAAAAGATCAGAGAGATAACGGATAGAGTTACAGCCCAGGAGTTCGCCATATGCGAGCAGAAGCTACAGGAACACGGCATAAGCGATGACGAGATAGCCGAGAGGATAGAGGAGATAGTGTCTATCTTCGATGGAGTGCTTCAAAGTGACGAGCTAGAAGTTCAGAGTGGACACCCTATAAGGACATATATAGAGGAAGTAAAGGCGATACGTGTAGTGCTTGAGCAGATAAAAGAAGAGCAAAGCGGAAAATTCATAAAGAACAGGTGGCTTGAGTTATACGAGAAGCTTTCTGAGATAAGTGTGCACTTTGCCAGAAAACAGAACCAGCTCTTCCCTGCGCTTGAAGGCAAGGGTTTTGACAAACCTTCAAAGGTGATGTGGACGCTTGAAAACAGGATTAGAGATATCATAAAAGAGGCTAGGGCTTACTTGGAGTCTGACGAGGATGAGAAATTTTTATCTATGCAAGTGGAAGTGATGGAGCTTGTAGAGGATATGATGCAAAAAGAGATGGAGATACTTTTCCCAACTGCGCTTGAGATGATCTCAGACGAGGAGTTTGTAAAGATGAGGATAGGAGACGACGAGATAGGCTATTGTCTTATAGAGAATCCACCGGCATATAAGCCTGAGCTGGGGGTAAGTGAAGGTATTAAGTCTGAAGCAAATGGAGAGCTACTTAAAGATCTGGCGAAGCTGCTTCAGAAACATGGACTTGATACATCGGAAGACAGCGAAAAAGTGCTAGATGTAAGGCAGGGGAAGCTCACTCTAGAGCAGATAAACCTTATATTCAGGCATCTTAAGGTGGACCTATCCTACGTGGACGAAAACGAGATAGCCCAGTTCTACAGCGACACAACGCACAGGGTATTTCCAAGAAGCCCAGGGGTGATAGGGAGAAAAGTCGAGAATTGCCATCCTAGGGAGAGTGTGAGCACTGTAAAAGAGATAATAAGGGCGTTCAGAGAAGGCGAACAGGAAGAGGCCGAGTTCTGGCTTGAAATGGGCGGAAAGTTCATATATATAGTCTACACTGCTGTAAGAGACGACAACGGGAAGTTCAGGGGAGTGCTGGAGATGATGCAGGACGCCACGCATGTAAGGTCTCTTGAGGGGAGTCAGAGGCTGCTCTCTTGGGAGAATGAAAAAAGAGATGCAGATCATGAAAAAGATATCAAAGTCGAAGTTAAAAGCAAAGATAACAGCTACGGCATAACTAAAGACACGCTTATAGGGGAGCTTGTAAAGAAGTACCCGCATATAAAGAGCTTTATGCTAGGCTTGTCGCCCAACTACAGCAAGCTGAAGAACCCCATACTCTTCAAGACCATGGCCAACATGGCCACTATGGAGATGATAGCATCTAGAGGTGGGTTTGAAACACAGGAGCTTATAGACAAGATAGTCGCAGAGATAGACTCTAACGAAAGCTAA
- the ilvD gene encoding dihydroxy-acid dehydratase, with protein MRSDAIKKGAAKAPHRSLLKALGMTDEEISRPLIGVVNSFNEIVPGHIELDKITEAVKRGVLMAGGTPIEFPAIAVCDGIAMNHVGMKYSLASRELIADSIETMARAHAFDGLVIIPNCDKTVPGAMMAAARLNIPTIVMSGGAMLAGKTFNQDTDLATVFEGVGSHENQKMSDEELLELENSACPTCGSCSGMFTANSMNCMTEVLGIGLPYNGTIPAVFADRKRLAKEAGMKIMELVEKQILPRDIINEKSIENALVADMALGCSSNTVLHLTAIAHEAKADINLEKINEISQKTPNLCKLSPAGPYHIEHLHAVGGIPAVLNELSKKGLLNEDCMTVTGKTIGENFKGKEKKGSKVIADIDAPHSATGGIAILKGTLAPEGAVVKRSAVAESMLKNTGTAKVFNSEEEAVEAILGHKIVAGDVVVIRYEGPKGGPGMREMLSPTAAIAGMGLGESVALITDGRFSGATRGAAIGHVCPEASEGGPIALVRDGDEIEVDILAGVINLLVDEAELEERKKTLEIRVNEFEGYLGRYAKLVASASEGAVLK; from the coding sequence ATGAGAAGTGATGCAATAAAGAAAGGCGCCGCAAAGGCGCCTCATAGATCGCTGCTTAAAGCGCTTGGAATGACTGACGAAGAGATATCTAGACCGCTTATAGGTGTGGTGAACTCTTTCAACGAGATAGTTCCAGGGCATATAGAGCTCGACAAGATAACTGAAGCAGTGAAGCGTGGAGTGCTTATGGCAGGCGGAACTCCTATAGAGTTTCCGGCAATCGCAGTTTGCGACGGAATAGCCATGAACCACGTGGGGATGAAGTACTCGCTTGCGAGCAGGGAGCTTATAGCCGACAGCATAGAGACTATGGCCAGAGCGCACGCTTTCGACGGGCTTGTAATCATACCTAACTGTGACAAGACAGTTCCAGGAGCTATGATGGCTGCTGCAAGACTGAACATACCTACTATAGTTATGAGCGGTGGAGCTATGCTTGCAGGAAAGACTTTCAACCAGGACACAGACCTTGCGACTGTATTCGAGGGAGTTGGATCGCATGAGAACCAAAAGATGAGCGACGAGGAGCTTCTAGAGCTTGAAAACTCGGCTTGCCCTACTTGCGGATCATGTTCTGGAATGTTCACAGCCAACTCTATGAACTGCATGACAGAGGTGCTTGGGATAGGGCTTCCGTACAACGGAACTATACCGGCAGTCTTCGCAGATAGAAAGAGGCTTGCAAAAGAAGCTGGAATGAAGATAATGGAACTGGTTGAAAAGCAGATACTTCCAAGAGATATAATAAACGAGAAGTCGATAGAGAATGCACTTGTAGCCGATATGGCTCTAGGATGTTCTTCAAACACTGTACTTCACCTTACAGCCATAGCTCATGAGGCTAAGGCGGATATAAACCTTGAGAAGATAAACGAGATAAGCCAGAAGACTCCTAACCTCTGCAAACTGAGCCCAGCAGGACCTTACCATATAGAGCATCTTCACGCTGTTGGGGGAATACCAGCAGTTCTGAACGAGCTTTCTAAAAAAGGCCTTCTAAACGAGGACTGCATGACGGTTACAGGCAAGACTATAGGCGAGAACTTCAAGGGCAAAGAGAAGAAGGGAAGCAAGGTAATAGCCGATATAGACGCTCCGCACAGTGCAACAGGCGGAATAGCTATACTCAAAGGCACACTTGCACCGGAAGGCGCTGTTGTAAAGAGATCGGCCGTGGCTGAGAGCATGCTTAAAAACACTGGTACAGCCAAAGTATTCAACTCTGAAGAAGAGGCTGTAGAGGCTATACTTGGACACAAGATAGTAGCTGGAGATGTAGTTGTAATCAGATACGAAGGACCTAAAGGCGGGCCTGGAATGAGAGAGATGCTTTCTCCTACAGCTGCCATAGCCGGAATGGGACTTGGAGAGTCGGTTGCGCTTATAACAGACGGTAGATTCTCGGGAGCTACTAGAGGAGCCGCAATAGGACATGTTTGCCCGGAGGCTTCAGAGGGAGGACCTATAGCTCTAGTTAGAGACGGAGACGAGATAGAGGTAGACATCCTAGCTGGTGTGATAAATCTGCTTGTAGACGAAGCTGAGCTAGAGGAGAGAAAAAAGACTCTGGAGATAAGAGTAAATGAATTTGAAGGCTACCTTGGAAGATATGCGAAGCTTGTGGCTTCTGCATCAGAGGGAGCAGTCCTAAAATAA
- the cimA gene encoding citramalate synthase, with product MKRNINIFDSTLRDGAQGEGISFSVKDKIKIVKQLDSIGVNYIEAGNPGSNSKDLEFFNEVKKLSLSHAKIVAFGSTRRKGISVEEDANVQALLTAETPAVAIFGKSWDFHVTDIIKATLPENLEMIEETIAFFVSAGKEVVFDAEHFFDGYKSNPEYALASLQAAVDGGASCLALCDTNGGTFPHEISEIVKLVCERFPSTSVGLHCHNDCGMAVANSVEGVRAGADHVQGTFIGFGERCGNANLSTIIPNLQIKLGYECIPSELMSELTPAARAVGEIANIHMSTGMPYVGASAFAHKGGMHIDGVNKASHSFEHISPELVGNRRRFLMSEVSGRSSILSSVQKIDPSITKDSPEAQLIIDELKRLEHEGYQYEGAESSFELVVMKVLGMYREPFAIDFFKAIGENDVESGEFTSSSMVKVSVGGVAEITAAQGKGPVDALDKALRKALEVFYPVLKDVYLTDYKVRVLDTENTTSAKVRVIIESTDGVKNWTTIGVSSDIIEASLIALKDSIEYKLLNIDGVEK from the coding sequence TTGAAAAGAAATATAAATATATTTGACTCTACACTTAGAGACGGGGCTCAGGGTGAAGGCATATCTTTCTCTGTCAAAGACAAGATAAAGATAGTCAAGCAGCTTGACAGCATCGGAGTAAACTATATAGAAGCCGGAAATCCTGGATCTAATTCAAAGGACCTCGAGTTTTTCAACGAAGTCAAGAAGCTTTCTCTTTCACATGCAAAGATAGTGGCCTTCGGAAGCACCAGGAGAAAGGGTATATCTGTGGAGGAAGACGCCAATGTACAGGCTCTTCTGACAGCCGAAACGCCTGCTGTAGCTATCTTCGGGAAAAGCTGGGACTTCCATGTCACAGATATAATAAAAGCTACACTTCCAGAGAATCTGGAGATGATAGAGGAGACTATAGCTTTCTTTGTGTCTGCTGGAAAAGAAGTGGTGTTTGACGCAGAGCATTTCTTTGACGGCTACAAGTCCAATCCCGAGTATGCCCTAGCTTCGCTTCAGGCGGCTGTAGACGGGGGAGCTTCATGCCTTGCGCTTTGCGACACAAACGGCGGGACTTTCCCTCATGAAATATCTGAAATCGTGAAGCTTGTATGCGAGAGATTTCCTTCTACAAGCGTTGGGCTCCACTGCCACAACGACTGCGGAATGGCTGTAGCCAACTCCGTGGAAGGCGTTAGGGCCGGCGCAGACCATGTGCAGGGTACTTTCATAGGCTTCGGGGAAAGGTGTGGAAACGCCAATCTCTCGACTATAATACCCAACCTTCAGATAAAGCTGGGCTATGAATGTATCCCATCAGAGCTTATGTCAGAGCTTACGCCGGCGGCAAGGGCTGTAGGCGAGATAGCCAACATCCATATGTCTACGGGAATGCCTTATGTAGGCGCCAGCGCATTCGCCCACAAAGGCGGCATGCATATAGACGGGGTCAACAAGGCGTCGCACTCTTTTGAGCACATATCTCCAGAGCTTGTTGGAAACAGGAGAAGGTTCCTGATGTCGGAGGTCTCAGGCAGAAGCTCTATACTATCTTCTGTCCAGAAGATAGACCCTAGCATCACTAAAGACTCTCCAGAAGCCCAGCTGATAATAGACGAGCTGAAGCGATTAGAGCATGAAGGCTACCAATACGAGGGCGCAGAGAGCTCTTTCGAGCTTGTAGTCATGAAAGTGCTTGGAATGTACAGAGAGCCTTTCGCCATAGACTTCTTCAAGGCCATAGGTGAGAACGACGTGGAAAGTGGCGAGTTCACTTCGTCTAGCATGGTGAAAGTCAGCGTTGGTGGCGTAGCCGAAATAACGGCGGCACAGGGAAAAGGACCTGTAGACGCTCTAGACAAGGCGCTTAGAAAAGCCCTCGAGGTCTTCTACCCTGTCCTGAAAGATGTCTACCTTACAGACTACAAGGTAAGGGTGTTGGATACTGAGAACACCACTTCAGCCAAGGTAAGAGTTATCATAGAGTCAACCGACGGAGTCAAAAACTGGACGACAATCGGGGTCTCTTCTGATATAATAGAAGCAAGTTTAATTGCTCTAAAGGACTCTATCGAGTACAAATTACTCAACATAGATGGAGTCGAAAAATAG
- the leuB gene encoding 3-isopropylmalate dehydrogenase: MEFNIAVMPGDGIGPEIVDQAKIVLDKIGSKYGHVFNYEEVLMGGVAYDKTGVPLPQETIDICKKSDSVLLGAVGGYEWDNLPGELRPEAGLLGIRKELGLFANLRPALLYKALKDASPLKPEIIGDSLDICIVRELTGGIYFGDRGRLTNEAGEEAAYDTEKYSVSEVERIARVAFEIARKRNKLVTSIDKMNVLESSRLWREVVVRVAADYPDVELKHLLVDNAAMQLVVNPKQFDVIVTSNMFGDILSDEASMLTGSIGMLPSASLSDGKLGLYEPSHGSAPDIAGQDKANPLATILSAAMMLRYSFDLEEEASAIEAAVEKVLDEGYRTGDIASKGTKIVGCAKMGELVAERV; the protein is encoded by the coding sequence ATGGAATTCAATATAGCTGTAATGCCCGGAGACGGAATAGGACCTGAGATAGTAGATCAGGCGAAAATCGTACTAGACAAGATAGGTAGCAAATACGGACACGTATTCAACTACGAGGAAGTGCTTATGGGAGGAGTTGCTTATGACAAGACTGGCGTGCCTCTTCCACAGGAGACTATAGACATATGCAAGAAGAGCGACTCTGTACTTCTTGGAGCAGTTGGAGGATACGAGTGGGACAACCTTCCAGGAGAGCTTAGACCAGAGGCTGGACTTCTTGGAATCAGAAAAGAGCTTGGACTTTTTGCAAACCTTCGTCCAGCGCTTCTTTACAAGGCGCTTAAAGATGCTTCACCACTTAAGCCTGAGATAATAGGCGACAGCCTTGACATCTGCATAGTTAGAGAGCTTACAGGTGGAATCTACTTTGGAGACAGAGGAAGACTTACTAACGAAGCCGGCGAAGAAGCAGCTTATGACACTGAGAAGTACTCTGTGTCAGAGGTAGAGAGAATAGCAAGAGTGGCTTTCGAAATAGCTAGAAAGAGAAACAAGCTTGTGACTAGCATAGACAAGATGAACGTACTTGAGAGTTCAAGACTTTGGAGAGAAGTTGTAGTTAGAGTTGCAGCAGACTACCCAGACGTAGAGCTTAAGCACCTTCTAGTTGACAACGCAGCTATGCAGCTAGTTGTAAACCCTAAGCAGTTTGACGTAATAGTAACTTCAAACATGTTCGGAGACATACTTTCAGACGAGGCGAGCATGCTTACAGGATCTATAGGAATGCTTCCATCTGCAAGTCTTTCAGACGGAAAGCTTGGACTATACGAGCCTAGCCACGGTTCAGCTCCTGACATAGCAGGACAGGACAAGGCCAACCCGCTAGCTACTATACTTTCAGCGGCTATGATGCTTAGATACTCTTTCGACCTTGAAGAAGAAGCTTCTGCAATAGAAGCTGCCGTTGAAAAGGTACTAGACGAAGGATACAGAACTGGAGATATAGCAAGCAAAGGCACTAAGATAGTTGGATGTGCTAAGATGGGAGAGCTTGTAGCAGAGAGAGTTTAA
- a CDS encoding DUF3887 domain-containing protein, translated as MKKFTGIIAGLMIMAFALAGCGSSKLGENYSEDKLKAAAESVIENTSEGNYKAVLEGASDELKAALSEAKLKEVWDLYGEKGKLEEITKMKFEEKDGYGVVTAIAKYEKKKIQFTLSYNEDMELSGFWLR; from the coding sequence ATGAAAAAATTCACAGGAATCATTGCTGGACTTATGATTATGGCGTTTGCACTTGCTGGCTGCGGGTCGTCGAAGCTAGGCGAAAACTACAGCGAGGATAAACTGAAGGCTGCGGCTGAGTCTGTAATAGAGAACACCAGCGAGGGAAACTACAAAGCTGTACTGGAGGGGGCATCGGACGAGCTTAAGGCTGCACTAAGCGAGGCGAAGCTCAAAGAGGTCTGGGACCTCTATGGCGAAAAGGGGAAGCTCGAGGAGATAACTAAGATGAAGTTTGAAGAAAAGGACGGCTACGGCGTGGTGACGGCGATTGCCAAGTACGAAAAAAAGAAAATACAGTTTACTCTGTCTTACAACGAGGATATGGAACTTTCAGGATTTTGGCTGAGATAG
- the ilvC gene encoding ketol-acid reductoisomerase, producing the protein MAKMYYDADANLELLNGKTVAVIGYGSQGHAHSLNLKESGVDVVVGLYEGSKSWAKAEAEGLKVATVAEATKVADIVMILLPDERQKAVYEESIAPNLKEGAALAFAHGFNIRFSQIVPPANSDVFMAAPKGPGHLVRRVYQEGFGVPALIAVYQDASGKAKDIALAYAKGVGGTRAGVLETTFKEETETDLFGEQAVLCGGTTELIKAGFDTLVEAGYQPEIAYFECLHELKLIVDLLYEGGFENMRYSVSDTAEYGDYMIGRRIITDETRAEMKKVLKEIQNGVFARNWLQENALNRPEFDSIKQAELEHPIVEVGKNLRSMMAWIKK; encoded by the coding sequence ATGGCAAAAATGTACTATGACGCAGACGCAAACTTGGAATTATTAAATGGAAAGACAGTAGCAGTAATAGGATACGGAAGTCAAGGACACGCACACTCGCTTAACCTAAAAGAGAGCGGAGTAGACGTAGTGGTTGGACTATACGAAGGAAGCAAGTCTTGGGCGAAGGCAGAAGCAGAAGGACTTAAAGTGGCTACAGTAGCAGAGGCTACTAAAGTTGCAGACATCGTAATGATACTTCTACCAGACGAGAGACAAAAGGCTGTTTACGAAGAGTCGATAGCTCCAAACCTAAAAGAGGGAGCAGCTCTTGCTTTCGCACACGGATTCAACATCAGATTCAGCCAGATAGTGCCACCAGCTAACTCAGACGTATTCATGGCAGCTCCTAAGGGACCTGGACATCTAGTTAGAAGAGTATACCAAGAAGGATTTGGAGTACCAGCTCTTATAGCTGTATACCAAGACGCTTCAGGAAAAGCTAAAGACATAGCTCTTGCTTACGCTAAAGGAGTAGGTGGAACTAGAGCAGGAGTTCTAGAGACTACTTTCAAAGAAGAGACTGAGACTGACCTTTTCGGAGAGCAAGCAGTTCTATGCGGAGGAACTACAGAGCTTATAAAAGCTGGTTTCGACACACTTGTAGAAGCTGGATACCAGCCAGAGATAGCTTACTTCGAGTGTCTACACGAGCTTAAGCTTATAGTAGACCTACTATACGAAGGCGGATTCGAGAACATGAGATACTCTGTTTCAGACACAGCTGAGTACGGAGACTACATGATAGGAAGAAGAATCATAACTGACGAGACTAGAGCAGAGATGAAGAAAGTTCTTAAAGAGATCCAAAACGGAGTATTCGCTAGAAACTGGCTACAAGAGAACGCCCTTAACAGACCAGAGTTCGACTCTATAAAGCAAGCTGAGCTTGAGCATCCAATAGTTGAGGTAGGAAAGAACCTAAGAAGCATGATGGCTTGGATAAAAAAATAG